In the genome of bacterium, the window TCGTCCTTACCGGAATGGCGGGAATACACGCCATTATCGGTGTATTCGAAGGGATTGTCACCGTGGTTGCCCTCAGGTTCATCATATCGGTCAAGCCCGGCCTTATCCGCATCATGAATGGAGCGAAGCCATGAAGCGTTTTGTCGTGGTGATTCTTGCCATCTCTCTGGGAATCGCGGGAGTTGTGTCCTGGTTTGCCTCGACAAGGCCCGACGGTCTCGAACGGGTAGCGGATGACCTTGGATTCATCACCCGGGTAAAAGACCCGGTATATTCATTTCTGAGAGATTACACTGTCCCGGGGATTAAGGGATTCTGGTCGAACGGTCTTGCGGGCATTATCGGGGTTCTGGCGACATTCGGTTTTGTCGTGCTGGTCGGCAGGATTATCCTGAGAGGAAAAAGACATTGATGCCCCCAGAAGTTCTCATGACAACGGTCAGATGCAGGCGATAATGTTATATTCTCACGTATGAATGGAACTGTCAAAAAACTGTGATAGAAAAATAACTCTTTTAACTATAATTATCAGCCGCTGAGAATTCATAATGCACCATACCCATATCGATCATATCGCGGGTCTCTCGAGCCCTGTTCATTCCATGGATCCACGGGCGAAACTGATTACATCACTTTTATTCATATTCATGGTGGTTCTCACGCCCGATGGGTATTTTGTGTCCTTCGGCATGTACGCCTGCCTCCTGAGCGTGGTGATTCTCGTGTCACGGGTGCCTGTCATGTATGTTCTCATCCGATCCCTCACCATCATGCCGTTTGCTCTTGCCGTTTCGTTGTTTGTGCCTTTCATGACACCGGGGCCTGTTCTCTGGCACATCACCATCGGGCCGGTCGATGCGCAGGTAACTGTCACCGGACTTGTCCGGTTCGCCAGTCTCGGTCTGAGAGCCCTTTTATGCTTTTTTGCCACTATTCTGCTCGTATCCTCGACACGATTCGGAGACCTCATGCGGGCTGCGGGAGCGCTCGGCCTGCCCTCGAAGCTCGTCGCGGTGATGTCGTTCATGTACCGTTACCTGTTCATCGTCATCGATGAGACAACGCACATGAAGCTTGCCCGTGACCTCAGGAGTTCCGGGCGCAACGGGTTGAGCATGCTCCATGCCGCCGGCGGTATTGTCGGTTCATTGTTCATCAGGAGCTTCGAGCATGCCGATCGGCTCTACCAGGCAATGCTGCTCAGGGGGTATACAGGTACACTGGCGACACCCGCAATCATGCGTATTACCGTTCGTGATATGGTGTATTCCGGGATTTTTCTCGGAGTGACCATACTGGGAATTATTGCCGGAAGAGGATTGTATGCCTGAGCCCGCAATCGCCATAAACGACTTTTCGCATATCTATGAGGACGGTACCGTTGCCCTCTCGCATGTAACGCTTTCAATCGAAGCGGGCGAATCTGTCGGCATCATCGGTCATAACGGCTCCGGTAAATCGACCCTGTTCATGAATATTGTCGGCATCCTCGGCCCGGACGCCCGGATAACGGTTGACGGCATTCCCGTGACAAAACAGAATCTCAGGGAAATCCGCCGCAAGGTGGGATTTGTGTTCAACGACCCACGCGACCAGCTTTTCATGTCGAAAGTCATCGAGGATGTGGCGTTCGGCCCCCTGAATACGGGACTTCCGAGGCAAGACGCCCTTAAAGCGGCAGAACATGCGCTCGGCATGGTTGGGCTTTCCGGATTCGATGATAGGATTTCCTATCATCTTTCCGGCGGTGAGATGCAGCGGGCGGCAATCGCAACCGTCCTCGCAATGTCGCCCGAGATCATCGTAATGGACGAACCTTCCGCAGGCCTCGATCCCCGCGCAAAACGGGAGCTCACGGCGGTTCTGCGTAATCTCACGTGCACGAAACTGATAGCGTCCCATGACCTCGAGTTTATCTGCAACTGCACAGAACGGGTCGTGCTTCTCCACAATGGGAGTATCGCTGTGGACGGTCCCTGCCGTGAGATCATCGGGAACACGGAACTGCTCATGAAACACGGATTGTAAGCACTCCTGTCTGTTCAAATGATTTGATGGAATGCGGATTTTAGCGGTTTTTGCGGATGTACACGGATTTGTTTGTCATAAAAGGAGGTCGGTTATGACTGTCAGACGGGTCGTGAAAGGAGTTCCGATAAGCAGACGTCAGTTTGCAGTTCGCAGCCTTGCCACGGCCGGCGCGGTTACTGCTTCTGCCGTATCGGGGATAAGCATGTCTTCGTGTTCGTCCGGCGAACCCGGGAAATCATCGGGAAAAAAACCGGTCAAGGCATTCTGCATCGATTTCAACTGGGGGACTGAGGGCGCTTCGCCTCCCGGCATGTACGCGCATGCCGACCCGGCTGAGCATGTGAAGTGGTATCAGGACCTCGGGGCGAATACCATCCAGACCTTCTGTGTCAGCTACAACGGCTATGCGTGGTATCCGAGCGAGGTCGCTCCGGTGAATCCAGGTCTGAAATGCCCCGATTTTCTCGGTGATATGGTGAATTTCGGCCACAAGGCGGGCATGAAGGTCATGGGGTATTTCACGCTCGGCGCGAATCCCTTCTGGGAACAGCGGAATCCGGGTCTCGTTCACGGCGCCGATGCCGGTTACATCAAGATTCCGTTTACCCTCGAATATCTCGACTATTTCTGCCGTTCGGTCGAGGACACGCTTAAAAAGACCGGGGTGGACGGCTTCATGATCGACTGGGTCCGTCCGACCGACCATAAGGCCTGGCTCGACTGCGAAAAGGAAATGTACCGTCAGCTCATCGGCGAGCGGTTTCCCGATTCGGGAACACCCCCGGAAGAAACGGTGCTCGAATTCGACCGTCGGGCAATAGACCGTGCATGGCGGCATATCACATGGGTTGTCCGCGCGACACGCCCGGTGATTCTCTGGACGAATCACCCCATTCTCAAGACCGAGTATCCGCTCTGGAGCGGTCACCGTCTTCTCAGGGAAGTGGACTGGATTCTGAACGAGGCGCCCGACCTCGAACATCTCGAATGGCTCAAAAAACAGGTCGGCCCCCATACCCTGATCGTTCAGAATCTCTGCGGCTGGAAAGACCATGACGCGTCGATGTGGAAAACGATCGATCCCGCGCAGTTCGGATTCTACGGCTTTGCCAAGGCCGATGCGGTGACGACACTGCCGAGCGCCGAAATTCCGGAGAACATAAAAAACATCGAGATTCTCCGGGATGCATACCACAAGCTGTAACCCGATCTGTTCATACATTTTAATAGAACGCGAATTTGCGCGGATCGGACGGATTTACGCGGATTTGAATGATTGATTGGCAAACCGTTCAACGATGTAGCACAATTATTCGAGCATGTTATAATTTTTTCGGCCGTGTACATTTTTTTGACTCGGATAAAGGGTGTGTGTTATTGCTATCAGGTCGGTATAATCGTATATTATTGTATGAACCGCAGTTAATACGAAATATCGCAAGGAGTATCCGTTCATGCAGATGTTCAACTGGGCGTTTATTAAATCGAGACTCCACTATATCCTCGCCCTGTTTCCAAAGCTGACCTTCTTCAAACTGTATGCCATCGCGGTGGCGCTCGTGTCGTACCTGCTTAAACGCGACCGCTCAACGGCTGCTCCGCCGCTCCTCATCGTGAACCTGACCTTCCGG includes:
- a CDS encoding PDGLE domain-containing protein; the encoded protein is MKRFVVVILAISLGIAGVVSWFASTRPDGLERVADDLGFITRVKDPVYSFLRDYTVPGIKGFWSNGLAGIIGVLATFGFVVLVGRIILRGKRH
- the cbiQ gene encoding cobalt ECF transporter T component CbiQ, with the protein product MHHTHIDHIAGLSSPVHSMDPRAKLITSLLFIFMVVLTPDGYFVSFGMYACLLSVVILVSRVPVMYVLIRSLTIMPFALAVSLFVPFMTPGPVLWHITIGPVDAQVTVTGLVRFASLGLRALLCFFATILLVSSTRFGDLMRAAGALGLPSKLVAVMSFMYRYLFIVIDETTHMKLARDLRSSGRNGLSMLHAAGGIVGSLFIRSFEHADRLYQAMLLRGYTGTLATPAIMRITVRDMVYSGIFLGVTILGIIAGRGLYA
- a CDS encoding energy-coupling factor ABC transporter ATP-binding protein, with the translated sequence MPEPAIAINDFSHIYEDGTVALSHVTLSIEAGESVGIIGHNGSGKSTLFMNIVGILGPDARITVDGIPVTKQNLREIRRKVGFVFNDPRDQLFMSKVIEDVAFGPLNTGLPRQDALKAAEHALGMVGLSGFDDRISYHLSGGEMQRAAIATVLAMSPEIIVMDEPSAGLDPRAKRELTAVLRNLTCTKLIASHDLEFICNCTERVVLLHNGSIAVDGPCREIIGNTELLMKHGL